A genome region from Manis javanica isolate MJ-LG chromosome 3, MJ_LKY, whole genome shotgun sequence includes the following:
- the CLU gene encoding clusterin isoform X2 → MKALLLLAGLLLTWENGRTLGDTISDKELQEMSIQGSKYVNKEIKNALKGVKQIKSLIEQTNEERKSLLDNLEEAKKKKEDALNDTKDSEMKLKASQGVCNDTMMALWEECKPCLKQTCMKFYARVCRSGSGLVGHQLEEFLNQSSPFYFWVNGDRIDSLVENDRQQTHALDLMQDSFNHASRIMDELFQDRFFTRELPDPYHYPFSSSPRRPFYFNPKSRFARSIMRFPVYEDMFQPFLDMIHQAQQAMDAHLHREPHQFPMMEFPGDNRNHSVCKEIRHNSMGCLKMKDQCDKCQEILSLDCSSSNPAQVQLRQELNNSLQMAERFSKLYDELLQSYQEKMFNTSSLLKQLNEQFSWVSQLANLTQGEEPFQLQVTMVSSHTSDPSIPSGLTKVMVKLFNSNPITVTVPEVVPRNNPKFMETVAEKALQEYRQNHWEE, encoded by the exons ATGAAGGCTCTGCTCCTGCTGGCGGGGCTGCTGCTGACCTGGGAGAATGGACGGACGCTGGGGGACACCATCTCAGACAAGGAGCTGCAGG AAATGTCCATCCAGGGAAGTAAGTATGTtaacaaggaaattaaaaatgcccTCAAGGGGGTGAAACAGATAAAGTCCCTAATAGAACAAACAAATGAAGAGCGCAAGTCGCTGCTGGACAACCTGGAGGAAgcgaagaagaagaaagag GATGCTCTGAATGATACCAAGGATTCAGAAATGAAGCTGAAGGCATCCCAGGGGGTGTGCAATGACACCATGATGGCCCTCTGGGAGGAGTGCAAGCCCTGCCTGAAGCAGACCTGCATGAAGTTTTACGCACGCGTCTGCAGAAGTGGCTCCGGGCTCGTTGGCCACCAG CTCGAGGAGTTCCTGAACCAGAGCTCTCCCTTCTACTTCTGGGTCAACGGGGACCGCATCGACTCCCTGGTGGAGAATGACCGGCAGCAGACCCACGCGCTGGACCTCATGCAGGACAGCTTCAACCACGCATCCAGGATTATGGACGAGCTTTTCCAGGACAGATTCTTCACGCGGGAGCTCCCGGACCCTTACCACTACCCGTTCTCCTCATCCCCAAGGAGGCCTTTCTACTTTAATCCAAAGTCCCGCTTTGCCCGGAGCATAATGCGTTTCCCTGTGTATGAGGACATGTTCCAGCCCTTCTTGGACATGATACACCAGGCTCAGCAGGCCATGGATGCCCACCTCCATAGGGAGCCCCACCAGTTCCCAATGATGGAGTTCCCAGGAG ACAACCGCAATCACTCCGTGTGCAAGGAGATCCGCCACAACTCCATGGGATGCCTGAAGATGAAGGACCAGTGTGACAAGTGTCAGGAGATCTTGTCATTGG ACTGTTCGTCCAGCAACCCGGCCCAGGTCCAGCTGCGACAGGAGCTCAACAACTCCCTGCAGATGGCCGAGCGGTTCTCCAAGCTGTACGATGAGCTGCTACAGTCCTACCAGGAGAAGATGTTCAACACGTCCTCTCTGCTGAAGCAGCTCAACGAGCAGTTCAGCTGGGTGTCCCAGCTGGCCAACCTCACTCAGGGTGAAGAGCCGTTCCAGCTCCAGGTCACCATG GTGAGCTCCCACACTTCTGACCCCAGCATCCCCTCTGGCCTCACGAAGGTGATGGTGAAGCTTTTTAATTCCAACCCCATCACTGTGACGGTCCCGGAAGTGGTCCCCAGGAACAATCCTAAATTTATGGAGACCGTGGCAGAGAAAGCACTGCAGGAGTATCGCCAAAATCACTG GGAGGAGTGA
- the CLU gene encoding clusterin isoform X1 → MKALLLLAGLLLTWENGRTLGDTISDKELQEMSIQGSKYVNKEIKNALKGVKQIKSLIEQTNEERKSLLDNLEEAKKKKEDALNDTKDSEMKLKASQGVCNDTMMALWEECKPCLKQTCMKFYARVCRSGSGLVGHQLEEFLNQSSPFYFWVNGDRIDSLVENDRQQTHALDLMQDSFNHASRIMDELFQDRFFTRELPDPYHYPFSSSPRRPFYFNPKSRFARSIMRFPVYEDMFQPFLDMIHQAQQAMDAHLHREPHQFPMMEFPGEDNRNHSVCKEIRHNSMGCLKMKDQCDKCQEILSLDCSSSNPAQVQLRQELNNSLQMAERFSKLYDELLQSYQEKMFNTSSLLKQLNEQFSWVSQLANLTQGEEPFQLQVTMVSSHTSDPSIPSGLTKVMVKLFNSNPITVTVPEVVPRNNPKFMETVAEKALQEYRQNHWEE, encoded by the exons ATGAAGGCTCTGCTCCTGCTGGCGGGGCTGCTGCTGACCTGGGAGAATGGACGGACGCTGGGGGACACCATCTCAGACAAGGAGCTGCAGG AAATGTCCATCCAGGGAAGTAAGTATGTtaacaaggaaattaaaaatgcccTCAAGGGGGTGAAACAGATAAAGTCCCTAATAGAACAAACAAATGAAGAGCGCAAGTCGCTGCTGGACAACCTGGAGGAAgcgaagaagaagaaagag GATGCTCTGAATGATACCAAGGATTCAGAAATGAAGCTGAAGGCATCCCAGGGGGTGTGCAATGACACCATGATGGCCCTCTGGGAGGAGTGCAAGCCCTGCCTGAAGCAGACCTGCATGAAGTTTTACGCACGCGTCTGCAGAAGTGGCTCCGGGCTCGTTGGCCACCAG CTCGAGGAGTTCCTGAACCAGAGCTCTCCCTTCTACTTCTGGGTCAACGGGGACCGCATCGACTCCCTGGTGGAGAATGACCGGCAGCAGACCCACGCGCTGGACCTCATGCAGGACAGCTTCAACCACGCATCCAGGATTATGGACGAGCTTTTCCAGGACAGATTCTTCACGCGGGAGCTCCCGGACCCTTACCACTACCCGTTCTCCTCATCCCCAAGGAGGCCTTTCTACTTTAATCCAAAGTCCCGCTTTGCCCGGAGCATAATGCGTTTCCCTGTGTATGAGGACATGTTCCAGCCCTTCTTGGACATGATACACCAGGCTCAGCAGGCCATGGATGCCCACCTCCATAGGGAGCCCCACCAGTTCCCAATGATGGAGTTCCCAGGAG AAGACAACCGCAATCACTCCGTGTGCAAGGAGATCCGCCACAACTCCATGGGATGCCTGAAGATGAAGGACCAGTGTGACAAGTGTCAGGAGATCTTGTCATTGG ACTGTTCGTCCAGCAACCCGGCCCAGGTCCAGCTGCGACAGGAGCTCAACAACTCCCTGCAGATGGCCGAGCGGTTCTCCAAGCTGTACGATGAGCTGCTACAGTCCTACCAGGAGAAGATGTTCAACACGTCCTCTCTGCTGAAGCAGCTCAACGAGCAGTTCAGCTGGGTGTCCCAGCTGGCCAACCTCACTCAGGGTGAAGAGCCGTTCCAGCTCCAGGTCACCATG GTGAGCTCCCACACTTCTGACCCCAGCATCCCCTCTGGCCTCACGAAGGTGATGGTGAAGCTTTTTAATTCCAACCCCATCACTGTGACGGTCCCGGAAGTGGTCCCCAGGAACAATCCTAAATTTATGGAGACCGTGGCAGAGAAAGCACTGCAGGAGTATCGCCAAAATCACTG GGAGGAGTGA